A single window of Poecilia reticulata strain Guanapo linkage group LG10, Guppy_female_1.0+MT, whole genome shotgun sequence DNA harbors:
- the gpm6aa gene encoding glycoprotein M6Aa produces the protein MEEDLDEGQTQKGCLECCIKCLGGIPYPSLVATILLYAGVALFCGCGHEALSGTVTILQNYFEVVRSPVDALDVFTMIDIIKYVIYGIASAFFVYGILLMVEGFFTSGAIKDLYGDFKITTCGRCVSAWFIMLTYIFMLAWLGVTAFTSIPVFIYFNIWNICQNDTVLEGASLCLDPRQYGIVPLAEAKTVCAGSEKFYRMCGSTELDMTFHLFICALAGAGAAVIAMIHYLMVLSANWAYVKDACRMQKYEDIKSKEEQELHDIHSTRSKERLNAYT, from the exons GATGCTTGGAGTGTTGCATCAAATGCCTGGGCGGCATCCCGTACCCGTCCCTGGTAGCTACCATCCTGCTGTATGCGGGCGTGGCCCTGTTCTGCGGCTGCGGGCACGAAGCCCTGTCGGGCACCGTCACCATCCTCCAGAACTACTTTGAGGTTGTGAGGAGCCCAGTGGACGCGCTGGACGTCTTCACCAT GATTGACATAATCAAATATGTGATCTATGGCATTGCTTCGGCTTTCTTCGTCTACGGCATCCTGCTGATGGTGGAGGGATTCTTCACCAGTGGAGCCATTAAGGATCTGTATGGAGACTTCAAGATCACCACCTGTGGACGCTGTGTCAGCGCTTGG ttcatcATGCTGACCTACATCTTCATGCTGGCCTGGCTCGGAGTGACAGCTTTCACCTCCATTCCTGTCTTTATATATTTCAACATCTGGAATATTTGCCAAAACGACACTGTGCTGGAGGGGGCTTCGCTGTGCCTCGACCCGCGTCAATACG GCATTGTCCCGCTTGCTGAAGCAAAAACTGTGTGTGCTGGATCAGAGAAGTTCTACAGGATGTGTGGATCTACTGAG CTGGATATGACGTTCCACCTCTTCATCTGTGCCCTCGCTGGAGCAGGAGCCGCCGTTATTGCAATG ATCCACTACTTGATGGTTCTGTCTGCCAACTGGGCCTACGTGAAGGACGCCTGCCGCATGCAGAAGTACGAGGACATCAAGTCCAAAGAGGAGCAGGAGCTTCATGACATCCACTCCACTCGCTCCAAGGAGCGCCTCAACGCGTACACATAG